The following are from one region of the Silurus meridionalis isolate SWU-2019-XX chromosome 25, ASM1480568v1, whole genome shotgun sequence genome:
- the tmprss4b gene encoding transmembrane protease serine 4b isoform X2 — protein sequence MSRRLSKLQTERKKRLRFALMIFCCVLLILITLALALHYIIRHINSKFYFCTESMVFVPIRKLCDRKFDCDAGEDELNCVSSLRTNTTYPVRLMGESLVLQVLVKDNTWSTVCADNWRTQLTRLACQDLGYTQSPRSIQIPVRSLHPDLRTSFSGVSNEGQEASASIQDVLGVRDQCASGSVISLSCSDCGEVVGEDRIVGGTDTTIESWPWQVSLRWDTQHVCGGSLISKRWVISAAHCFTGRIKELSQWSVLLGQTYITTSGGVSVENIVLNNAYNSVTHDYDIAMVRLASDVLPGASIHPVCLPPYQLSITAGDELVVTGWGVVHENGPRVPMHPSMVPPSLPGCCAPAS from the exons ATGTCGAGGAGGTTATCAAAGTTGCAGAcggagaggaagaagaggctGAGGTTTGCTCTGATGATCTTCTGCTGTGTTCTGCTGATATTAATAACCCTGGCACTGGCACTGCATTACA tcatCAGGCACATAAACTCGAAATTCTACTTCTGCACTGAGTCGATGGTGTTTGTTCCCATCAGAAAGTTGTGTGATAGAAAGTTCGACTGTGATGCAGGAGAGGACGAGCTCAACTGTGTGTCCAGCCTGAGGACCAACACCACATACCCCG tgagatTGATGGGTGAGAGTTTGGTTTTGCAGGTTTTGGTTAAGGACAACACATGGAGCACTGTATGTGCAGACAACTGGAGAACCCAACTCACTCGATTAGCCTGCCAGGACCTGGGATACACCCA GAGCCCTCGGAGTATCCAAATACCTGTGCGGAGTCTCCATCCTGACCTGCGGACTTCCTTTAGTGGCGTCAGTAACGAAGGCCAAGAAGCAAGCGCAAGCATCCAGGATGTACTCGGTGTGAG AGATCAGTGCGCCTCAGGTTCAGTCATATCGCTGTCTTGCTCTG ACTGTGGTGAGGTGGTTGGTGAAGATCGGATCGTCGGCGGTACGGATACAACGATCGAGTCGTGGCCGTGGCAGGTTAGTCTCCGCTGGGACACGCAACACGTGTGTGGAGGATCGCTAATCTCGAAGCGATGGGTCATCAGCGCCGCTCATTGCTTCACTGG aaGAATTAAAGAACTGAGCCAGTGGAGTGTACTTCTGGGCCAAACCTATATAACAACCTCTGGGGGGGTGTCCGTGGAAAACATCGTCCTTAACAATGCCTACAACTCCGTCACACATGACTATGACATCGCCATGGTCCGCCTCGCCTCCGATGTTCTTCCTGGAG cctccatccatccagtctGCCTTCCCCCATACCAGCTGTCAATCACGGCAGGAGACGAGCTCGTTGTGACTGGGTGGGGCGTTGTCCATGAGAACG GTCCACGTGTTCCAATGCATCCATCTATGGTTCCGCCGTCACTCCCAGGATGCTGTGCGCCGGCTTCCTGA
- the tmprss4b gene encoding transmembrane protease serine 4b isoform X1 yields MSRRLSKLQTERKKRLRFALMIFCCVLLILITLALALHYIIRHINSKFYFCTESMVFVPIRKLCDRKFDCDAGEDELNCVSSLRTNTTYPVRLMGESLVLQVLVKDNTWSTVCADNWRTQLTRLACQDLGYTQSPRSIQIPVRSLHPDLRTSFSGVSNEGQEASASIQDVLGVRDQCASGSVISLSCSDCGEVVGEDRIVGGTDTTIESWPWQVSLRWDTQHVCGGSLISKRWVISAAHCFTGRIKELSQWSVLLGQTYITTSGGVSVENIVLNNAYNSVTHDYDIAMVRLASDVLPGASIHPVCLPPYQLSITAGDELVVTGWGVVHENGQLSNVLQKATVPLIDRSTCSNASIYGSAVTPRMLCAGFLKGGVDSCQGDSGGPLVFLSSRWHLVGVVSWGGGCARKGLPGVYTDVRQLLNWIYSIMVKYP; encoded by the exons ATGTCGAGGAGGTTATCAAAGTTGCAGAcggagaggaagaagaggctGAGGTTTGCTCTGATGATCTTCTGCTGTGTTCTGCTGATATTAATAACCCTGGCACTGGCACTGCATTACA tcatCAGGCACATAAACTCGAAATTCTACTTCTGCACTGAGTCGATGGTGTTTGTTCCCATCAGAAAGTTGTGTGATAGAAAGTTCGACTGTGATGCAGGAGAGGACGAGCTCAACTGTGTGTCCAGCCTGAGGACCAACACCACATACCCCG tgagatTGATGGGTGAGAGTTTGGTTTTGCAGGTTTTGGTTAAGGACAACACATGGAGCACTGTATGTGCAGACAACTGGAGAACCCAACTCACTCGATTAGCCTGCCAGGACCTGGGATACACCCA GAGCCCTCGGAGTATCCAAATACCTGTGCGGAGTCTCCATCCTGACCTGCGGACTTCCTTTAGTGGCGTCAGTAACGAAGGCCAAGAAGCAAGCGCAAGCATCCAGGATGTACTCGGTGTGAG AGATCAGTGCGCCTCAGGTTCAGTCATATCGCTGTCTTGCTCTG ACTGTGGTGAGGTGGTTGGTGAAGATCGGATCGTCGGCGGTACGGATACAACGATCGAGTCGTGGCCGTGGCAGGTTAGTCTCCGCTGGGACACGCAACACGTGTGTGGAGGATCGCTAATCTCGAAGCGATGGGTCATCAGCGCCGCTCATTGCTTCACTGG aaGAATTAAAGAACTGAGCCAGTGGAGTGTACTTCTGGGCCAAACCTATATAACAACCTCTGGGGGGGTGTCCGTGGAAAACATCGTCCTTAACAATGCCTACAACTCCGTCACACATGACTATGACATCGCCATGGTCCGCCTCGCCTCCGATGTTCTTCCTGGAG cctccatccatccagtctGCCTTCCCCCATACCAGCTGTCAATCACGGCAGGAGACGAGCTCGTTGTGACTGGGTGGGGCGTTGTCCATGAGAACG GCCAGCTGTCCAACGTCCTTCAGAAAGCCACGGTTCCTCTGATTGACAGGTCCACGTGTTCCAATGCATCCATCTATGGTTCCGCCGTCACTCCCAGGATGCTGTGCGCCGGCTTCCTGAAAGGCGGAGTCGATTCCTGTCAG ggggacAGCGGGGGACCGCTGGTGTTCTTGTCGTCCCGGTGGCATTTGGTGGGTGTGGTAAGTTGGGGAGGTGGCTGTGCTCGGAAAGGCCTTCCTGGAGTTTATACCGACGTCCGACAGCTACTGAACTGGATCTACAGCATCATggtt AAATATCCCTGA
- the tmprss13b gene encoding transmembrane protease serine 13b, translated as MENTEVNIEHGENPPPYYLVVNPIDPPPPYTIIQPFPEAPPVAPPALPRILAPQVPQRVITTTQQDQPDLRQSRLVITHHKKARYYGGSGSTVLILILIGLAIWLGVRYGMAVLLRVNPDTCSPNTVNCDGHTDCKLGSDETICVRFGEGNELQVKTSNSSAFLPICFADFNQNLATQTCQQLGFRGSYQYGALTSTSPFFLFVTSSSSDTIQGKVNVGSSCPGQKTTFLECSDCGRPHTSGRITGGNVAPQGQWPWQASLHFQGSHVCGGTVVSQDFIVTAAHCFPSDPPAWQVAANWRVYLGVDTQYILPPAHYIADIIIHESYNPNTHDNDIALLKLTQPINFTSAVLPVCLPAYDQVIYAGTQCWTTGFGTTQEGEALGSSHLMEVAVDVFDKSLCNDAYKGLISDDMLCAGDLNGGKDACQGDSGGPLVCQEEDGRWYLYGVTSWGIGCGRVNKPGVYSNVHNLLQWIHSKMAQDKP; from the exons ATGGAGAACACAGAGGTCAACATAGAG CATGGTGAGAACCCTCCACCATACTACTTGGTGGTGAATCCCATTGATCCGCCTCCTCCATATACCATTATCCAGCCATTCCCTGAAGCTCCTCCAGTTGCTCCTCCAGCTCTTCCTCGAATACTTGCTCCTCAAGTGCCTCAACGGGTTATCACTACAACACAGCAAGACCAGCCAG ACTTGAGGCAGAGCAGACTGGTGATAACTCACCATAAAAAAGCTCGCTACTACGGAGGCTCAGGAAGCACTGTCCTTATACTAATTCTCATTGGACTTGCAATCTGGCTGGGAG TGCGATACGGCATGGCAGTGTTGCTCAGAGTGAATCCAGACACATGTTCGCCCAATACCGTCAACTGTGACGGACACACCGACTGCAAACTGGGCAGCGATGAGACCATCTGCG TGAGGTTCGGTGAAGGAAATGAACTGCAGGTCAAGACCTCGAACTCAAGCGCCTTCCTTCCTATCTGCTTTGCTGACTTTAATCAGAACCTGGCTACTCAGACCTGTCAACAGCTCGGGTTCAGAGG AAGTTACCAATATGGAGCCTTAACGTCGACATCGccattttttctgtttgtgacCTCTTCATCCTCGGACACCATACAGGGAAAGGTTAATGTCGG CTCATCATGTCCGGGTCAAAAAACAACGTTTCTAGAATGTAGTG ACTGTGGGCGTCCACACACCAGCGGGCGGATCACTGGAGGAAATGTGGCACCTCAGGGTCAGTGGCCATGGCAGGCCAGCCTGCACTTCCAGGGTTCTCATGTGTGTGGAGGGACGGTGGTGTCGCAGGATTTCATAGTGACCGCTGCACACTGCTTTCCCAG TGACCCTCCTGCCTGGCAGGTGGCTGCTAATTGGCGTGTGTATCTGGGTGTGGACACTCAGTACATTCTCCCACCTGCACACTATATAGCTGACATCATCATACACGAGTCCTACAATCCAAACACACATGACAACGACATCGCGCTGCTCAAGCTCACCCAGCCCATCAACTTCACCA GTGCAGTCCTGCCCGTGTGTCTCCCTGCGTATGATCAGGTTATTTATGCAGGCACACAATGCTGGACTACAGGTTTTGGAACAACACaggaaggagaag CCCTTGGTTCCAGTCACCTGATGGAGGTAGCAGTAGATGTTTTCGACAAATCTTTGTGTAACGACGCATACAAAGGACTAATTTCTGATGACATGCTGTGTGCAGGGGATTTGAACGGGGGGAAAGATGCCTgccag GGTGACAGTGGGGGTCCTTTAGTGTGTCAGGAAGAAGATGGACGTTGGTATCTCTATGGAGTGACCAGTTGGGGAATCGGGTGCGGTCGAGTGAACAAGCCGGGCGTCTACAGCAACGTGCACAACCTTTTACAGTGGATCCACAGCAAGATGgcg CAAGATAAGCCCTGA